One Clostridia bacterium DNA window includes the following coding sequences:
- the fliD gene encoding flagellar filament capping protein FliD, translated as MGSITITGLASGIDTDSIIQQLMDIERIPLTRLQTRQSTITAEKSAWQDIYSRLSDLKNKLFDLTLSSTFTSLTAASSDPDILTAQASGDAAVGSYEITVQALAKAEVVQSKTLSEINPQLKDLDDALNLSGNIMINNDSESVIDVRLEDSLVSIRNKINSLKNANVRADIIDNRLVLTSLKTGKTEGAITLGGDTSGQQVLLQLGLIKTDPNNPATVVNNTVVFPENASFIVNGITIERSSNTVTDVIPGVTLNLVGADGNRTVTLTIAYNTQKAKDAIKAFVDQYNSVMSLIAGKMGDKGELQGDLALMDIKQNLWSKVTDRFAAASGGYSCLPQIGISTSDSSSSLLFDSAGKLSISDAKLSEALQDPDKVCALFRTDDGKGLAQVLSGYLDSLLRSGDGLIPAKQDGLDRILKDMADQSQRLEDRLTQVEQRYRQQFLALERALATLQSQGNWLAGQIARMTAQTPSGV; from the coding sequence ATGGGATCGATAACCATAACCGGTCTAGCGTCGGGCATAGATACGGATAGCATAATCCAACAGCTAATGGATATCGAACGCATCCCCTTAACTAGGCTGCAGACGCGTCAAAGCACCATTACTGCCGAAAAAAGCGCTTGGCAGGACATATACTCCCGTCTCTCTGATCTTAAGAACAAATTGTTTGACTTGACGCTATCATCTACCTTCACCAGCCTTACAGCGGCTTCCAGCGATCCAGATATACTCACGGCCCAAGCCAGTGGCGACGCCGCTGTTGGGTCATACGAGATCACAGTTCAGGCATTGGCCAAAGCGGAGGTAGTGCAATCCAAAACCCTCAGCGAAATAAACCCTCAGTTAAAAGACCTCGATGATGCCCTTAACCTCAGTGGTAACATCATGATTAACAACGACAGCGAATCAGTAATTGATGTTAGGCTAGAAGATAGCCTGGTCTCCATTAGAAACAAAATCAACAGTCTTAAAAACGCCAACGTGAGAGCAGACATAATAGACAACCGCTTGGTCCTGACTTCATTGAAGACAGGTAAAACTGAAGGTGCCATTACGTTAGGGGGCGACACTTCCGGGCAGCAGGTTCTGCTGCAGTTGGGACTAATAAAAACAGATCCGAACAACCCCGCTACCGTTGTTAACAATACAGTAGTGTTTCCTGAAAATGCTTCCTTTATAGTCAACGGTATTACGATTGAAAGATCGAGCAACACCGTCACCGATGTTATCCCGGGAGTAACCTTGAACTTAGTAGGAGCAGACGGGAACCGAACGGTCACCCTGACAATTGCCTATAATACTCAGAAAGCCAAGGATGCCATCAAGGCCTTTGTCGACCAGTACAACTCGGTCATGAGCTTAATTGCCGGCAAAATGGGTGACAAAGGCGAGCTACAGGGCGACCTTGCTTTGATGGACATAAAGCAAAATCTGTGGTCCAAAGTGACCGATCGCTTTGCGGCTGCTAGCGGAGGTTATAGCTGTCTGCCTCAGATCGGTATCAGTACTAGCGATAGCTCCTCTAGCCTACTCTTTGACAGCGCCGGCAAGCTCTCCATCAGTGATGCTAAGCTTTCCGAAGCCTTGCAGGATCCTGATAAGGTGTGTGCTCTTTTTCGCACCGATGATGGGAAAGGCCTGGCCCAGGTCTTGTCTGGATACCTTGACTCCTTGCTCCGTAGCGGCGATGGGCTGATTCCAGCCAAGCAAGATGGGTTGGACCGCATCTTAAAAGACATGGCCGATCAATCCCAAAGGCTTGAGGATAGACTGACCCAGGTTGAGCAGCGGTATCGGCAGCAGTTTTTGGCCCTGGAGCGGGCGCTGGCAACACTACAGAGTCAGGGTAACTGGCTAGCCGGGCAGATTGCCAGGATGACCGCTCAGACGCCGAGTGGGGTGTAA
- the fliS gene encoding flagellar export chaperone FliS, with the protein MQDNYASKALGAYQENQVQTLSQEKLVLMLYDGLLRFLGQAQEALKLNRLDQVNSSLCRAEDIVLELIMGLDYSAGPIAGSLGSLYDFMYRELLRANLKKDPQAIGGVQRLVAELRDAWMQAIRVYRSGNYTRGGIETHG; encoded by the coding sequence ATGCAAGACAATTATGCTTCCAAAGCTCTCGGTGCTTATCAAGAGAACCAAGTGCAAACTCTCTCTCAGGAGAAGCTGGTGCTGATGCTTTATGATGGCTTGTTGCGCTTTCTGGGCCAAGCCCAAGAGGCTCTCAAGCTTAATCGCTTGGATCAAGTCAATTCAAGTCTGTGCCGGGCCGAGGACATTGTATTAGAGCTCATAATGGGATTAGACTACAGTGCGGGCCCCATAGCTGGCAGTCTGGGTAGCCTTTATGATTTTATGTACAGAGAGCTGTTAAGGGCCAACCTCAAAAAAGATCCTCAGGCCATCGGAGGGGTTCAACGTCTGGTTGCAGAACTGCGGGACGCTTGGATGCAGGCTATTAGGGTATATCGCAGTGGCAACTATACTCGAGGCGGGATAGAAACCCATGGATAG
- the flgB gene encoding flagellar basal body rod protein FlgB, with translation MLDTTTMVALVKNLDGAAARQRAIASNVANIDTPNYKRLVVQFEDQLRKALMDKGELALWTTHPGHISNLPELGQISPKVVRDESTAMRTDGNNVDIEQEMIELAANTLNYQISSQQLNTRLAMLRYAINEGRR, from the coding sequence ATGCTGGATACAACCACCATGGTAGCGTTGGTCAAAAATCTGGATGGGGCTGCTGCCCGCCAACGGGCTATTGCCAGCAATGTGGCTAACATTGATACCCCGAACTATAAGCGATTAGTTGTACAGTTCGAAGATCAATTGCGAAAAGCTCTCATGGATAAGGGAGAACTGGCTCTGTGGACGACTCATCCCGGCCATATTAGCAATCTGCCCGAATTGGGGCAGATATCTCCCAAGGTAGTGCGGGACGAGAGCACTGCGATGCGAACCGATGGCAACAATGTTGACATTGAGCAAGAGATGATAGAGCTAGCTGCCAACACGCTCAATTACCAAATATCCTCGCAACAGCTAAACACCCGGCTGGCAATGCTTCGGTATGCCATCAATGAGGGGAGGCGATAG
- the flgC gene encoding flagellar basal body rod protein FlgC, producing MAWFQALSISGSGLTAQRLRLDLISSNLANMESTRGAYGGYYRRKLPVFSECLAQSLDPYAWGTQEALGSGVRVVAVVEDPSPPRLVYNPSHPDARPDGYVAYPNINVADEMVDMLTAARSYEANVTAFNAGKNIILKALEIGRG from the coding sequence TTGGCATGGTTCCAGGCTTTATCCATCAGCGGGTCGGGGCTGACCGCCCAGCGTCTGCGTTTGGATTTGATTTCTAGTAACCTAGCCAATATGGAGAGCACCAGGGGTGCCTATGGCGGTTACTATCGCCGGAAATTGCCGGTCTTTAGCGAATGCTTAGCCCAATCTTTGGACCCGTATGCCTGGGGTACCCAGGAGGCATTGGGCAGCGGAGTGCGGGTAGTGGCCGTAGTCGAGGACCCATCCCCACCCCGGTTGGTATACAATCCTTCGCATCCGGACGCACGGCCTGACGGTTACGTTGCTTATCCCAACATCAACGTGGCCGATGAAATGGTTGATATGCTTACAGCGGCACGTTCATACGAGGCCAACGTAACTGCTTTTAATGCCGGCAAGAACATTATCCTCAAGGCCCTGGAGATCGGCCGAGGCTAA
- the fliE gene encoding flagellar hook-basal body complex protein FliE: MTIANLTAIGPVSNLVSPQGVANPQNQQSQQGSAPQSFLTALKDAWNQVNYLQEQADQVTQAYLAGQIQDVHQVMIATEEANLALQLTVQIRNKIIEAYQEVSRMQI; this comes from the coding sequence ATGACCATTGCCAATTTGACGGCTATTGGCCCAGTTAGCAACTTGGTTTCTCCGCAAGGGGTGGCAAATCCACAAAACCAGCAGAGCCAACAAGGCTCTGCACCCCAATCATTTTTGACGGCGCTAAAGGACGCGTGGAATCAAGTGAACTACTTGCAGGAACAAGCTGATCAGGTAACTCAGGCCTATTTGGCGGGTCAAATCCAGGATGTGCATCAGGTGATGATTGCTACTGAAGAGGCCAATTTGGCGTTGCAACTGACGGTACAAATCCGTAACAAGATAATTGAGGCCTATCAAGAGGTTTCCCGGATGCAAATCTAG